One genomic window of Cetobacterium sp. ZOR0034 includes the following:
- a CDS encoding FAD binding domain-containing protein, producing the protein MFSFSKFFLASSIEEAYSELVKNKKNIILGGTSYLRMGNTAWNVAIDLSNLNLNYILEDEETISIGAMTTFRNLETNSLLKEYFGDIFLTALKDIIGVQFRSNVTVGATVFSKYGFSDLIPVLLSLNAKIKLFNGGVLSLENFLNEKEIRKDILVEIIIPKKISKTSFQCVRKSKTDYSVVNLAISYSENKITIAVGSRPGKAMLAQKTMDILNNSENIEKDIINAIKYIGDEIPLDSNMRGSKTYRELLLTALLKKGIQEVLN; encoded by the coding sequence TTGTTTTCTTTTTCAAAATTTTTCCTAGCATCTTCCATTGAAGAAGCATATTCAGAACTTGTAAAAAATAAAAAAAATATTATTCTTGGTGGAACTTCATATTTAAGAATGGGAAATACTGCTTGGAATGTTGCTATTGATTTATCTAATCTAAATTTAAACTATATTTTAGAAGATGAAGAAACTATATCTATAGGAGCTATGACAACTTTTAGAAACCTTGAGACTAACTCACTTTTAAAAGAATATTTTGGTGATATCTTTTTAACTGCTTTAAAAGATATTATTGGTGTTCAATTTAGAAGTAACGTAACTGTTGGAGCAACAGTTTTTAGTAAATATGGTTTCTCTGATTTAATACCTGTGTTACTATCTTTAAATGCTAAAATAAAACTATTCAATGGTGGAGTTTTATCTTTAGAGAATTTTTTAAACGAGAAAGAGATTAGAAAAGATATTTTAGTTGAAATTATTATTCCTAAAAAAATCTCTAAAACATCTTTCCAATGTGTTAGAAAAAGTAAAACAGATTATTCTGTTGTTAACTTAGCTATCTCTTACTCAGAGAATAAAATAACTATTGCAGTTGGTTCAAGACCTGGTAAAGCTATGTTAGCTCAAAAAACTATGGATATTTTAAACAATAGTGAAAATATTGAAAAAGACATCATTAATGCTATTAAATATATTGGAGATGAAATTCCTTTAGATTCAAATATGAGAGGTTCTAAGACATATAGAGAACTTCTCTTAACAGCATTACTTAAAAAAGGAATTCAGGAGGTTTTAAATTAA
- a CDS encoding uracil-xanthine permease family protein encodes MKKNRSPYHLDGVPELKTALPLGLQHILAMFVSNITPIIIVAGVLGLSSEQKTLLIQASMFVAGLNTLIQAYTLGPIGARLPIVVGTSFAFVPVAISIGTKYGFEGVLGAALIGGLFEGLLGLIIKRVRKFFPPIVTGVVVLSIGLSLLPVGVKSFAGGVGAPDFGSLENLLIGTIVLITVVFFKQFTKGILSTGSIFIGTIVGFIVALLLGKVDLQPLVQADYLTVPRPLMFGFAFHLDAILAMILMFIVSAVETVGDMSGVTMGGAGRETTDKELSGGILADGLGSALAAVFSVLPTTSFSQNTGIIAMTGIMSRFVVATGAMFLVVGAFIPKIGALFTIIPASVIGGSLVMVFAMISISGINLITKEPLKNRNSVILAVSLGLGYGLGNVPEALTIFPESIKLIFGGSGIVVSGTIAVLLNIILPLESEETEKSTVENISVAKKAV; translated from the coding sequence ATGAAAAAAAACAGATCACCTTATCACTTAGATGGAGTACCTGAACTAAAAACGGCTTTACCTTTAGGATTACAGCACATACTTGCTATGTTCGTTAGTAATATTACACCTATCATTATAGTTGCTGGAGTTCTTGGACTTTCATCTGAACAAAAAACACTTCTTATTCAGGCTTCTATGTTTGTTGCCGGTTTAAACACTTTAATTCAAGCTTACACTCTTGGACCTATTGGTGCTAGATTACCAATCGTTGTTGGAACAAGCTTTGCTTTCGTCCCTGTTGCAATATCTATCGGAACTAAATATGGTTTTGAAGGAGTTCTTGGAGCCGCTTTAATTGGTGGATTATTTGAAGGACTTTTAGGTTTAATTATTAAAAGAGTCAGAAAATTCTTCCCACCTATCGTTACTGGTGTTGTTGTTCTTTCGATAGGATTATCTCTTTTACCAGTTGGAGTAAAAAGTTTTGCTGGTGGTGTAGGTGCCCCTGATTTCGGATCTTTAGAAAATCTATTAATTGGAACTATCGTTCTTATCACTGTTGTATTCTTCAAACAATTTACAAAAGGAATTTTAAGTACTGGATCTATTTTTATTGGAACTATTGTTGGATTTATCGTTGCTTTACTTCTTGGAAAAGTGGATTTACAACCTCTTGTTCAAGCTGATTATTTAACAGTACCTAGACCTTTAATGTTTGGATTTGCATTCCATCTTGATGCAATATTAGCTATGATTTTAATGTTTATTGTTTCTGCTGTTGAAACTGTTGGAGATATGTCTGGAGTTACTATGGGTGGAGCTGGAAGAGAAACTACTGATAAAGAATTATCTGGTGGAATTCTTGCAGATGGACTTGGAAGTGCTTTAGCTGCTGTATTCTCAGTTTTACCTACGACTTCTTTCAGTCAAAATACAGGTATCATTGCAATGACTGGTATCATGAGTAGATTCGTAGTTGCAACTGGTGCGATGTTCTTAGTTGTTGGGGCTTTCATTCCAAAAATTGGAGCTTTATTTACTATAATCCCAGCTAGTGTTATCGGTGGAAGCTTAGTTATGGTATTTGCTATGATATCTATCAGTGGAATAAACTTAATCACAAAAGAACCATTAAAAAATAGAAATTCTGTTATCTTAGCTGTTTCTTTAGGTCTTGGATATGGACTTGGAAATGTTCCTGAAGCTCTTACTATTTTCCCTGAAAGTATTAAACTTATATTTGGAGGATCTGGAATTGTTGTTTCTGGTACAATAGCTGTTTTATTAAATATTATCCTACCTCTTGAAAGTGAAGAAACTGAAAAGAGTACAGTTGAGAATATTTCAGTTGCAAAAAAAGCTGTATAA
- a CDS encoding site-specific integrase: protein MPATKDKNGTWISRFYYITHTGERKQSFKRGFKTKKEALEYEREFLTSPDANITSTFEEMCKLYLDDISCRVKASTANLRKVVLTQRIIPYFNSHKLSEITPADIRTFQNLLMKETEYSQTYLRLINSTLTAVFNYAVKFHDLSYNPVTKAGTIGKLGTEINIWTIDDFKRVSAEAEERIDIYTILNLLFYTGMRIGELLALEYGDINFKKKTIKINKTLSRINGEDLVTPPKTESSNREIMITDSLLEILKIYTRKIYALKMETRLFRLHQTNIRKQIKKFAERVGVKEIRIHDLRHSHASLLIHLGVNPLAISKRLGHEKVDTTLNVYSHLYPDSSEKIIAMLEEL, encoded by the coding sequence ATGCCAGCAACTAAAGATAAAAACGGGACTTGGATATCCCGTTTTTATTATATAACCCATACAGGAGAAAGAAAACAAAGTTTTAAAAGAGGTTTTAAAACTAAAAAAGAAGCTTTAGAATATGAAAGAGAATTTTTAACAAGTCCTGATGCTAATATAACATCTACATTTGAAGAGATGTGTAAGCTATATTTAGATGATATTAGCTGTAGAGTAAAAGCCAGTACAGCAAATTTAAGAAAAGTAGTTTTAACTCAAAGAATCATTCCATATTTCAATAGCCACAAACTTAGCGAAATCACTCCAGCCGATATAAGAACTTTCCAAAATTTATTAATGAAAGAAACTGAATATAGTCAAACATATCTAAGATTGATAAATTCAACCCTTACTGCTGTATTTAACTATGCCGTAAAATTTCATGATTTGAGCTACAATCCAGTTACAAAAGCTGGAACAATTGGAAAGCTAGGTACAGAAATAAACATCTGGACAATAGATGATTTTAAAAGAGTTAGTGCAGAAGCTGAGGAAAGAATTGATATTTACACTATATTGAATCTATTATTCTATACTGGAATGAGGATAGGTGAACTTCTTGCACTGGAGTATGGAGATATAAACTTTAAGAAAAAAACTATAAAAATAAATAAAACACTTTCAAGAATAAATGGCGAGGATCTAGTAACTCCTCCAAAAACTGAAAGCAGCAATAGAGAGATTATGATAACTGATTCATTATTAGAAATATTGAAGATTTACACTAGAAAGATATACGCTTTAAAAATGGAAACTAGACTTTTTAGATTACATCAAACTAACATACGAAAACAGATAAAAAAGTTTGCTGAAAGAGTGGGAGTTAAAGAGATAAGAATTCACGACCTCAGACACTCTCACGCGTCACTTTTAATTCACTTGGGTGTTAATCCCTTAGCTATATCAAAGAGATTGGGACATGAGAAAGTTGACACCACTTTAAATGTATACTCTCATCTATACCCTGATTCTAGTGAAAAAATTATTGCAATGTTGGAAGAGTTGTGA